Below is a window of Polyodon spathula isolate WHYD16114869_AA chromosome 42, ASM1765450v1, whole genome shotgun sequence DNA.
GACTtgagaaacacacacatcaaGATTGAAGGTGATTATCTGTATTCTACGGGTCACTTGTTTGGGTGTCCCCATTATTGCTGTAACAAAAGGACACAAGTTTTCCTGTGTccaatgtctgtctgtctctctctctctctagcactGTTTGTCAGTAATGTCTTCTCGGAGGTCAGAGGTCAGGCGCTGCCATTGGCGACGGACCCCACCGGAAGTTTTGCCCTCCAGAAGCTCCTCCCCCTGGCCACACCTGCTCAGGTCTGCCGGCTGCTgaaaggactgagagaggaaggggaggagggaTCTGGGTTCAAGACCGCGGCCTGCCAACGCTGCGGGACTCATGTAATTGAGACAGCGCTGAGACAGACTCGCAGACTGCTGCAAGACGCAGGTACCTGACTGATAACGGACTGGgtaaagctgtaatctagtgcgctggcattgcccgctgtgtgctgggcagagcctggctgtgctgtgctgtacacagggcaatgctggcaggaccgcactgtataacactgatataaaaccctggagtGAACTACAGCAGCTTCCCAGCACAGTGGTGTCTATATAAAGatgtaatctagtgcgctggcattgcccgctgtgtgctgggcagagcctggctgtgctgtgctgtacacagggcagtgctggcaggaccgcactgcataacactgatataaaaccctggagtGAACTACAGCAGCTTCCCAGCACAGTGGTGTCTATATAAAGatgtaatctagtgcgctggcattgcccgctgtgtgctgggcagagcctggctgtgctgtgctgtacacagggcagtgctgATAGGACCACACTGCTGACTAAATACAATTTCTGAATGAACGCATCCTCCCTCTTGAAAACAGGGGATTCTGGGATGCAGGAGGACTCGGAAGAAGGGGAAGGCGGCGCTGAGGATTGTGGGACGGTGGAGGACCACGTGTTGGGCCTGGCCTCCGAAGTCACGGAGAAGCTTCTGGAATATTCCAAAGACACGCACGGAACTTTCGTGGTGAGGACCCTCATCCACGTACTGGGAGGActggagaccagaaaccaggagCAGACTGGGAGAGGTGAGGGGACTGGGAGCAGGAGTTCTGGAGCTGTAGACTGTGCAGAGAAAGCATCGCGATTCATCGATACTCTGTGACTTTTCACTCTGTATAATTTTGTCTGTTTGTCtccctgtctgtgtctctctctctgtctgcatgTCTCCTTGTCTGTCTTcttgtctctctctttctctgtctgtgtgcctccctccctccctgtctgtctgcGTGTCTCCCTGCTTCtgtcctccctccctccctgtctgtctctgtctctctctcctctctctctctctctctgtctctctctctctctctctctctccctctctctctctctctctctctctctgtgtagttaTGTTTATCTGTAGTGCACAGtattctgtttctctctctctctctctctctctctgtagttaTTGTATCTCCTTGTCTGTcttcctctctgtctctcgctctctgtctctctctctctctctctctctctctctctctctctctctctctctttctgtttgtAGGTTTTAAAAAACCCGCCCCGAAGGCTCCAGAGTTCTCCGAGTTTGAAGTTCCAGAATCTTTCAAGGGTGCTCTAGAACGACTGGCTGATGAACTTCTAGAACATGTAACAGGTGAGTGACACTAATACGCTGGTTAGGGCTTTGCACAGACTCCCGTACAGTGTGCAGggctgggaatgagactcccgctgcacagcagagtgatccagtcctgctttcactaggagtttaataatcagactcccgctgcacagcggtgtgatccagtcctgctttcactaggagtttaataatcagactcccgctgcacagcagtgtgatccagtcctgctttcactaggagtttaataatcagactcccgctgcacagcagtgtgatccagtcctgctttcactaggagtttaataatcagactcccgctgcacagcagtgtgatccagtcctgctttcactaggagtttaataatcagactcccgctgcacagcagtgtgatccagtcctgctttcactaggagtttaataatcagactcccgctgcacagcagtgtgatccagtcctgctttcactaggagtttaataatcagactcccgctgcacagcagtgtgatccagtcctgctttcactaggagtttaataatcagactcccgctgcacagcagtgtgatccagtcctgctttcactaggagtttaataatcagactcccgctgcacagcagtgtgatccagtcctgctttcactaggagtttaataatcagactcccgctgcacagcagtgtgatccagtcctgctttcactaggagtttaataatcagactcccgctgcacagcagtgtgatccagtcctgctttcactaggagtttaataatcagactcccgctgcacagcagtgtgatccagtcctgctttcactaggagtttaataatcagactcccgctgcacagcagtgtgatccagtcctgctttcactaggagtttaataatcagactcccgctgcacagcagtgtgatccagtcctgctttcactaggagtttaataataagacacacctgagcttgttagctagacacattgggggctgatcaagctggtagtaaaacctggactggatcacactgctgtgcaatgattGCTGTGATAatcactctctccctcccccccccccccccccctctctctctctctccagtgtttCTCACTCACCCCACTGCTAGTCCGGTGTTTCAGGTCTGTATGCAGGTCTTTCACAGGCAGTGCCCTGAACAATGCCAGCGGCTGGGGCAAGGCATGCTGGGATACTTGACGTCACTCAATCCGGGCGCAGGCAGCAGGTAACAGACGGGGGGAGCTATCGAGGGCAGGTGGGGGCAGGGAGAAAaatcctctctctgtctctatctctctctctctctctgcttctatccctgtctctgtctgtgtgtctctctgtttgtctctgtctctctggtgGTTTTGCGTCTCCGTTGCCTCGTCGGCTCTGATCTCGGAGACGCGTTGAAGGTGGagtctgaagtttgaaaagtttCTTAATGAATGGATTTGCTTTCTTTCCTCCAAAAATCAAGtaactctctccctcctctccctctcctctctctctctcttcagccCCTTGCTGGTGTTCCTGAAGGATCAGACCTCCAGCCGGCTCCTTGAGAAGATGGTGGAGCTATCCCAGAAGTCCCTGTTCCGCTCCCTCTACAAGGATCACTTCCGTGGTCAGCTGGTGACCTTGGCCTTGCACCCCATCGCCAACTTCCCAGTGCAGAGACTGCTGGCTGCTGCGCCCAATCGGAAACTGGTAACCACGcacatacaggcacacacacagacagacacacacacacacacacacagacagacagacatgttgTACACTGATGCACACGCACCTCCTGTAACTCATCGCTATCTATTGATCTGCCACTTTctgctggcaatacactagctgtgcactagatggcgctgttctATAAAGactctggctgatctagcctgtgttgcgCGTGTCTATGGCAGCGCAGCTCCTGAACTCgcagtcaaagcaacacagactgagcaaaaacaatgtaatgcagcccagcccagcacattgcagttaaagaactacagctcccagcatccctcaccattgccgcgggtgcagaggcatgctgggagctgtagtcaaggcaacacagactgagcaaaaacaatgtaatacagcccagcccagcgcattgcagttaaagaactacagctcccagcatccctcaccattgccgcgggtgcagaggcatgctgggagctgtagtcaaAGCAACGCAGCATGAGCAAAAACAGCGCATGCTAGAATACCCGGTTTTAATTGGGCCAGTTATAAAAGTGATAATAAAAATCGCTGAAAATAAACTGCTCTTTCTGTAATAAACTGTACAGTGCGCTTTTGTGTaacgtctctctgtctgtctctcttcctGTCCCTCTGTTTGTCTTCCAGTTTGTGAAGATTTTTGACGAGCTCTTAGAAGGTCTGGAAGCCATCTTGGCTGCAGGTCACATGGGAGTGATCATCCAGTTGGCACAGAGCTGTGTGAAGCAAGGGGAGAGGCAGGCAGAGCTGCTGCAGTGCCTCCTAAAGGTCAGGAGGTGGAACTACGCCACCAACAATAATGACAATAACTTCATAACaactaaaatatgtttatttaaagacatgtatgcagtgctttattttttatttcaaagcagcCGTTCACCACTGATCTGAAATAGCGTTTCCTTCCTGTTCTCGCCTACTTTATCGCTGTGCTTTTGTGAGTGTCACtcgttttaaccctttgtggtcctgcGCGGGACCGGGTCCGGCGTTAGTCATTTtaactctctcccctccccccaccccaggCGTTCCACTGTGCTGACCCCCCCTCCAGAAAGCTGTCCTGCGCCCCCCTGTTCCTGACACTGCTGGCCCACGAGGTGTACTACCAGCCTCAGGAGCCAGGGGGCGATGTGGCGCAATCGCAGGTAAACACATCTCAAACCTGCTGCAGAGttgcttccaataggacctcgtttgtttgacatCTCGTGTGGggttttctctctccctctctctctctacctccaTCTCTGACTCTCTCCCTCTTTCACCTTcccttcctctctcctcccttcccTCTTTCACCCTCCCTTTCTCCCTCGCTGTCAGCAGCAGTCCTGTGATGGGATTGTGATGAGACGTGTtcactgtgtgtccctcaggctgtgacCGGTCTCTACGTACTGTCCAGCCAGTagggctgtctgtctgtccttcccCCAGCAGGACTGATCGTCTCTGTGTCAGGCATGTTTGGGAATTCTGGGACAGATGGACAAAATGCATCTCTGTCTCGACTTTTCCCACTTCTCACTGTCTCTCACAGAAGCCTCTGTCCGGATTGGTCTACCACGGCTCCTGTCTCGTCCAATCACTGCTGAAGTTCTCTGATAACTCCGCCCTCCTGCGCAGCCTGGATTCCTTCCCAGCCTCCGATCTCCTGATCCTGGCCTGCGACCAATCAGGGAGCCACACCATGGAGGTTCTGATGACATCACTCAGCGACAAGGGGCGGGACCGGCTCTTCAAGAAACTCAAAGTGAggctcttttattattattttatttatttttttaaacacattttactttggaaataaaacatttgaaatatgtgaCGTGTTAACCCTTCGCGGTCCTGTgccggaccaggtctgacattacaattttccctttccagtccgatgtctggaccctgtcccacatcatcaaaaagacgtcaagcccgggtctctagtcgttttttctccagaaaaagcagagaaaacctttcaatggcagagtgagacggATCTCATAGCCCTGTAcgctacagagataacacagacataacaaaggagagagctgcttctgcacccagcgctcagaacatcacagacacctgcagagctttgagatgttacactaataaaataatgacttggatcacattattgaggagtttggtgataaaacgagtgatcaggagaggatttatcagtgcgcacgtctataaagagggatgtgaaaaatacagccaacaaggggtggggcttggctggagatgcagtactgagtgtcctgttgatactCAGGgcctgttaaacctgttttactctggaaataTTTTAAACGGCGCGAGTGAGAATAAAGTGGACCCAACGCactatgtgtgtgtctctttctccTCTGTTAATGCTGTCCTGGTCTTGTCCCCCGCAGGGTCACTATGT
It encodes the following:
- the LOC121305267 gene encoding nucleolar protein 9, which encodes MLAGRKGEKGTERGRKERPHSKGREERRGRKQGDGGMEEQRGRKRLDPMSVGYYRRVSERLGEEFSSEEEKALFVSNVFSEVRGQALPLATDPTGSFALQKLLPLATPAQVCRLLKGLREEGEEGSGFKTAACQRCGTHVIETALRQTRRLLQDAGDSGMQEDSEEGEGGAEDCGTVEDHVLGLASEVTEKLLEYSKDTHGTFVVRTLIHVLGGLETRNQEQTGRGFKKPAPKAPEFSEFEVPESFKGALERLADELLEHVTVFLTHPTASPVFQVCMQVFHRQCPEQCQRLGQGMLGYLTSLNPGAGSSPLLVFLKDQTSSRLLEKMVELSQKSLFRSLYKDHFRGQLVTLALHPIANFPVQRLLAAAPNRKLFVKIFDELLEGLEAILAAGHMGVIIQLAQSCVKQGERQAELLQCLLKAFHCADPPSRKLSCAPLFLTLLAHEVYYQPQEPGGDVAQSQKPLSGLVYHGSCLVQSLLKFSDNSALLRSLDSFPASDLLILACDQSGSHTMEVLMTSLSDKGRDRLFKKLKGHYVQLSCSKHGSRVLDKLWSAAALGSRRAIAEELASHESELRADQFGRHAVRNFALSHFLKRRREWEELQSVQSKKRKMFDDILG